The Ornithinimicrobium faecis region TCACCGACCTCAGAGAGTCGGCGGGTGGTCTCCACCCCGTCCATGCGCGGCATCCGGATGTCCATCAGGACCACGTCGGGGCGGACCTGCGGCACCGCGGCGAGGGCAGCCACCCCGTCCCCGGCCTCGCCGACGACCGTCATGTCCTGCTGGGCGTCCAGCACCATCCGGAACCCCGCCCGGACCAGCTCCTGGTCGTCGACCAGGAACAGGCGGATCGGTCCTCCGTCGGGGTGTTCACTCACTGCTGACTCCTTCTGGTGTCCTGGACACTTCACCGCTGACGGTCACCGGAACGGACGCGACGACCTCGAACCCACCACCGGGCCGAGGTCCGGCGTGCAGGGTGCCGCCGAGGACCTCGACCCGCTCCCGCATCCCGATGATGCCGTTGCCGCGGCCGTCTGGCACGACCGCGGCCCCACCGTAGCCGTCATCGTCCAACTGCTGGGCCGGGGCGCCCACCCCGCGGCCGTCGTCGGTGACCCGGACCAACAGCACGGCGGGGGTGCGCAGGACGTCGACCCCGACGCTCGCGTCGGGTCCGGCGTGCTTGAGCACGTTGGTCAGTGACTCCTGCACGACGCGGTATGCCGCGAGGTCCAGGTCGCGGGGCAGCTCACCGACGTCGCCGCGCACCGCCAGGCTTACCGGCACGCCGGAGTCACGGACTCGCTGCACGAGCTCCACGAGGTTGGCCAGGCCCTGGGCCGGCTCAAACTCCGCCGCGCTGCCGCTCTCGCGCAGCACCCCGACCAGGCGCCGGGTGTCGGTGAGCGCCTCCCGGGCCGTCGTGGCCAGCGTCTCCAGGGTCTGGGCCGCCCGCTCCAGGGCGGCCGAGTCAGCCGACCTCTGCTCCAGTGCCACGCGAGCGGCATACGCTCCGCCGTCGGCCTGCACGACCACGACCGACAGGGAGTGGGCGACGATGTCGTGCATCTCCCGGGCGATCGTGGCGCGTTCGCCCTGCGCGGCAAGCGCCGCCCGCTGTGCCTGATCGCGCGCGAGGGCCTCGTTCTGCTCACGCAGGCGGGCCACGACCGCTCGCCGGCGACGGACCACGTCGCCGAGCATCCACGCGGCGGCCACCGACATCCACATGAACAGGGTCGTCGGGATGAGCGAGACCAACACCGAGGCATAGTCGGTGATGAAGGCGTTGTTGACCACCCAGTCGAGGGCCCCGAGCACCGAGCCCAGCAGACCAAACGCTCCCACCACCCAGGCATGCCACCGCTCGGCGGAATAGGCAACGGTCGCGTAGATGATCGCCAGCGCCGCGACGTTGGCGATCAGCGGTGTGTCGATGATGAGCACCTGCAGCAGGCACGCGGCGGCGATGACGACCGCGGCGCCGAACGGCTGGGTGCGGCGGAAGGCGAGGGGCAGCACCTGCAGCGTGGTCAGCAGCAGCGCCTCGCCCTGCGAGCCGGACAGGACGAGGAAGACCATCCAGGTCCCCACCGCCAGCGCCGAGTCCACGAGGAGCGGGGAGGAGGTGGCCCAGGTCCGGGCGCGCCTGATCATCTCCATCACCAGAGCGTATGCCGAGTCTCCTGCGGTGGCGTCAGACCGCGGTCGCCCGTTGGGTGCGACCGCGGTCTGACGTCAATCAGGTCAGCGTTGTCACCTGTTCCGCTCAGACAGCTTCTTGAGGTGCCTGCCGACGTGCTTCTCGACGTTCTTCTCCACCGGCTCGCCGAAGTGCTCGTCGAAGTTCCCGGTCAGTTCCTCAGTCACCTCGGTGCTGACGTCGAGGGCCATTTCCTCCCTGGCCTGGCGCCGGGCAGCTCGCACCATCGCTGTGTGCTCACCACTCAGTGCCTTGTAGGTCGCCCAGCACATCGCCACCATGATGAGGCTGAACGGCAGGGCCGTGATGATGGCTCCGGTCTGCAGCGCGCCCAGCCCACCGGCGAGCAGCAGGCCGATGGCCACCACGCCCTCGATCCCCGCCCACAGGACACGGCTCCATGTTGGGGGTTCCGGGTCTCCGCCGGAGGCCAGCATGTCGACCACCAGCGATCCGGAGTCGGAGGAGGTGATGAAGAAGATGGTCACCAGCACGATCGCGATCCCCGCCAACAGACCGCCGGCAGGAAGTCCCTCGACCAAGTCGAAGAGCACCTGTTCCGCGGCCAGCGCCGGGTTGCCGTCCTCGTCGGTGCCAACCAGACCACCCTCACCGAAGATCTCGCGGTAGAAGGCACTGCCGCCCAGCACCGAGAACCACAGGAAGGTCACCGTGGTCGGCACCAGGAGCACGCCGGCCACGAACTCGCGCACCGTGCGTCCCCGGGAGATCCGGGCGATGAACACCCCGACGAAGGGTGCCCAGGAGATCCACCAGCCCCAGTAGAACGTGGTCCACGCCCCCTGCCAGACCTGGCCGGCCTCACCGCTGAAGGCGTTGGTGCTGAAGGTCATGGGCAGCACGTTCTGGAAGTAGACACCGATGCTCTGGATCCACTCGCGCAGCAGGAACAGGGTGGGTCCGAGGAGCAGGAGCGCCAGGAGGAAGACGGCGGCGAGCACCAGGTTGGTGTTGGACAGCCACCGGATGCCGCGGCCCACACCGCTGACCACGGACGCGGTTGCCAGGACGGTGATGACCACGATGGCCCCGACGAGCAGTGAATCGCTCACCTCGTCGAAGAGGCCTAGGTGGACCAGCCCTGAGGAGATCTGCTGGACTCCGAGTCCCAGCGAAGTCGCGATCCCGGCCACGGTGCCGACGACGGCGATGGTGTCGATGACGTCACCGACCCAGCCGCGGACCCGGTCTCCGAAGATCGGCTCCAGCGCCCACCGGATGGAGGCCGGGCGGCCCTTGCGGTGGATGGCATAGGCCAGGGCCAGCCCCACGACGACATAGATGGCCCAGGCGTGGAATCCCCAGTGCAGGAAGACCTGGGCCATCGCCTTCTGGGCCAGTTCGGGACCCTCCCCTGTCATGCCGGGCTTGATGTCGGTCGCGAAGAAGGTCAGCGGCTCGGCAGCACCCCAGAACACCAGGCCGATACCCATCCCGGCCGCGAAGAGCATGGAGAACCAGGAGAAGATCCCGAACTCGGGCTCCTCCTCGTCCTGGCCCAGCTTGATGTCACCGAAGCGGCTCAGGCCCATCCACAGTGCGAACGCGACGAAGACGGCGACCACCACGACGTAGTACCAGCCGAAGCCGCCGACGATGTTGTCCTGGATCGCCCCCAGCGCCTTGTCGGAGGCTTCTGGGAATCCGATGGTGAACACGCAGGCGATCGCCAGCACGATGAGCGACGGCCAGAACACACCGGGGTGGATCCCGCCCGGCCCCTTGTTCATGATCAGGTCCTCGTCCGTCCGCTCCGCAGGCTGCGAACCGGATGGATTCTGGTTGGTGGGGGTTGGGGTGGCGCTCACCGATCAGGCTCCTTACAGGTGTCAGACAACTCTCAGGCGCGTTGTTCAGGATGACAGGTTCGGCACCAATCGCAAGTGGCCAGGGCTTCGGCCTGCTTGCGGACCCGTGTCGGTGCGACCCGTGACAATGGTGGCTATGGCCCTGCGGACAGTGACCGATGCCGAGCGACGTCAACGCGTCGGGAGGCGGCACGCGCTGGCTCCGGAGCATCGGGTCGGCACCCCCGACCAGGTCACCACGGCGATGACGGTGCTGCATGCGACAGAGGCCTCATCGGTCTATCTCTCGGTGGCGGCCCGTGCCCCGGAGGCAACCGTCGCGGACCTTGACCGTGCCCTCTATGACGACCGGTCACTGGTCAAACAACTCGCGATGCGGCGGACCCTGTTCGTCTTCCCCCGCGACCTGCTGCCCGCAGCCTGGGGCAGTGCATCAGCCCGGGTGGCCGACACCGAGCGTCGCAAGATTGCCCGCAACGTCGTGGACGACGGATGGGCCACCGACGGCGAGGCGTGGTTGGTCGAGGTGGGTCGTCAGGTCGTGGAACTGCTGTCAGCTCGGGGCACCCTGTCGGCCAAGGAGATCCGGGAGGCGCTGCCGATGCTCGACGGCAAGGTGGCGGTGTCGGCAAGCAGCCCGTGGGGCGGTCCGGTGCCCATCGCGCCGCGCGTGCTGACGCTGCTGGGGGCCTCCGGGCTCATCGTCCGCGGCGCCAACGCCGGTCACTGGCGCGTCAACCGTCCGGCCTGGACGCTGATGACCGAGTGGCTGGGTGAGTCACCGACGCCGATGGACCCGGCAGACGGGTATGCCGAGCTGGTGCGCCGATGGTTGCGCACGTTCGGGCCGGGGACGGAGGCCGACCTGGTCTGGTGGTTGGGCTCGACAAAGTCTGCGGTGCGGCGGGCGCTGGCCGACGTTGCCGCGGTCGAGGTCCGCCTCGAGGGTGGCGGCACCGGCTGGCTGCTCCCGGACGATCTCGAGCCCGAGCCCGAGGTGGCCCCGTGGGCATCGCTGCTGCCCACGCTCGACCCGACCACCATGGGCTGGCGCGAGCGGGACTTCTATCTCGACCCAACCCACACGCCCTATCTGTTCGACAGCAACGGCAACGGCGGCACGACGATCTGGTGGGACGGACGCATCGTCGGCTGCTGGGTCCAGGACCCCGACGGCGTGGTCGTGCCGGTGCTGCGCGAGGACCTCGGCAGCGACGGGGACGCAGCCGTTGCCAGCGAGGTCGACCGGTTGACGGCCTGGCTCGACGGTGTGGTGATCAGCAGCGTCTATGCCTCGGCCCAGATGAAGCAGGCCAGGTTGCCCTGATCGTTGCCGGTGAACCGGGGTGGGTCACCACGATCGCTCGTCGGGCGCCTCATGGTCGTCGTAGGGCGGAGGCTCTGGGTAGGTCGGGAGCTCCGGCTCGGCCCACCAGTCACCGGGGTAGGCCAGATAACGACTCTCCCGCCGGAAGTCCTCGAGCCAGGCCGCAGAGTCGCGGGACACATAGTCCGCGAGTTGGTGCCCCAGACCGCGTGACTCGATCTCGCGGGACAGCTCGTGCCGCAGGTCCTGGACCAATGGGTCCACGCCCAGCCTGATCGCCAGCCCGGCGACGGCCAGGAGCTGCTCGTCGAACAGGCCGGCGATGCCCTTGCGCACCTGGGGTGCCGGGAGGTGGTTGATGATCGGCCGCGGAGGTGGAGTGGCTGCGAGGTGGTGCTCCCAGTCGTAGTCGGCGTCCTCGGTCAGCAGCGCGTGCAGGTGCGGGACCACCCGATCCTCCGGTGACCCCCGCTCCTCCAGGGGCAGGAGACGCTTGGCGCGCAGGACCACGGCGCCCTCACTGCGCTCCAGCGTGGTCGCGAGCTCGGCGAGCGAGTCGCCCGCTCGGCACCGCGCCACGAGGACCTGATGATCCTGCGTGGTCCAGGGCTGACCGCTGCGTCCAGGCGGCGGTGGTGGTTGCTGGCTCAACTCTGGGTGCAGGTGGTGGATCGTCACGCGACGACTGTGCCGGACGACGCCGTCCCCGCGCAGAAGTTGTCCACAGGCGGCCCGAACCAGGCTGCCCCGAGCCAGGCTGTCCCGAGCCTCAGACCTGCAGGGTCTTCACGATGGGCACACCCACCCGGTAGGGGATGTGCAGGTAACTCGGTGCCCCCACCACGGCGAGGTCCCCGCGGTTGCCGACCCGCACGGAGCCGATGTCGGTGCGGCGCAGGGAGCGTGCCGCGGTGACGGTCGCCGCCCGCAGCGCCTCGGCCGGGGTCATCCCCATCTCGCGGACGGCGAGGGCAATCATCAGCGGCATGGAGGAGGAGTTGCAGGTGCCTGGGTTGCAGTCGGTCGCGATCGCGATGTTGACGCCGGCGTCGATCAGCGCCCGCCCGTCGGGATAGGGCGAGCGCGTCGAGAACTCCACGCCGGGCAGCAGGGTGGCGACGGTGTCCGAGCCGGAGAGCGCGGCGATGTCGTCGTCGGACAGGAACGTGCAGTGGTCCACGCTCGCGGCACCGAGCTCGACGGCGAGCTGGGCTCCAGGACCCGGGCCCAGCTGGTTGCCGTGGACCCGCAGTCCCAGCCCGGCGTCGCGGCCAGCCAGCAGGATGGTGCGTGCCTCGTCGCCGGTGAAGGCGTGCGGGCTGTTCGGCTCGCAGAAGACGTCGACCCACTTGGCATAGGGCGCTGCGGCGGCGAGCATCTCCCCTGCGACGAGGTCGACATAGGCAGCTCGGTCATCCCGGGCCTCCGGTGGCACCACGTGGCCGCCGAGGAAGGTCGTCTCCTCCGTCACCTCACGGGCCAGCCGCAGCGCGCGAGCCTCCTGCTCGACGTCCAGGCCATACCCGCTCTTGATCTCCACGGTCGTTGTGCCCTGCGAGCGCATCTCATCGACGCGTGCCGTGATCAGGGCACGCAACTCGGCGTCGGAGGCCTCCCGGGTGGCGGCCATGGTGACCGCGATGCCACCGCCGTCATAGGGCTGGCCCGTCATCCGGGCTGCGAACTCCGCCGAGCGGTCCCCCGCATAGACCAGGTGGGAGTGGCTGTCCACGAAACCGGGCAGCACCGCCTGGCCGCCCAGGTCGAAGGACCAGTCGGCGGCCGGTGCGTCAGCCGCTGCGCCGACCCACTGCACGCTGGTCGGGGCATCCTCAAACTCGGCTCCGACCACGACGGCCGCGTCCCGCAGGATGCCCAGCCCATCGCTCTGATCGGCCCCCTCGAGGGTGTCGTCGCAGGTGACCAGTTCGCTGATGCCGGTGATGAGGATCGCCATGTCGTCAGTCTCCCGCACTCGGTCCAGGCGTCAAGACCCGCCCAGCATCTCGAGGCCCAATCCTCTCGGTGCCGGCCTCAGTCCCGCCACAGCGGCTCGACGGCCGCCGCCAGTTGAGCACCGAGCCGGCGCTGGTCCTCCAACCGGTGCCGTCCCTCCCGGACGATCACCTCGCCGTCCACCACGACGGTGTCGACATCGGCAGCCGTCGCTGCGAGCAGCACCTGGGCCGGGTCGGACCCGGCGGTTCGAGGTGTGTCCAGCAGCACCGCGACCAGGTCGGCCCGCAGGCCGACCTCGAGGCGCCCGGCGTCGGGCCACCCGATCGTGTCGTGGGCCGTGGCCGCCGCCAACAACTGCTCGGCGGTGAACCGGCCTCGCTGCAGGGTGTCCAGACGTTCGTGCATCTCCAGGGCCCGGGCCTCCTCGAGCAGGTCGATGACAGCGTGCTGGTCGGAGCCGAGCGAGAGCCTGGCCCCGGCGTCGAGCAGAGCTCGGGCGGGGCCGATGCCGTCGGCCAGGTCGCGCTCCGTGGTCGGGCAGAAGCAGGCGGTCGAGTGCGTGTCGGCCAGCAGAGAGATGTCCTGCTCGGTCAGGTGGGTGGCGTGCACGGCCGAGAACTGCGGGCCAAGCACCCCTTCTGCGGCCAGCAGCCCGGTCGGGGTCAGGCCGTGGGCCGCCAGGGCGGCCTCGTTCTCGGCCGGTTGCTCCGAGACATGGGCGTGCAGCGGCGCCGGACCACCGGGCCGGGACCGCGTGAACTCTGCGACCCGGGCGAGGGCCTGACGCGGCACACCGCGCACCGAGTGGATCGCGGCCCCGACGCACAGGTGCGCGGGGCCACCGGCGGTGTGGTCGGTCAGCAGCTCGACACGGCGTGCCCAGCCGTCGACGTCACCGTCGCCGAAGCGCACCTGCGGGCCGGCCAACTCGCTGTGTCCGTCCGCGGTCAGCCCACCGGCCAGATAGCAGGTGTCGAGCAGCGTCAGCCGCACCCCGGCCTCGCGAGCTGCCTCCACGAGCGCGAGCCCCATCGCGTTGGGGTCGTCGTAGGGCGTGCCGTCCTGGCCGTGGTGCAGATAGTGGAACTCCCCCACGGCTGTCACGCCGGCCAGGGCCATCTCGGCATAGGTCGCTCGGGCGAGCTGCAGATAGCTGTCGGGGTCGAGCCGGTTGGCCACGGCATACATCCCCTCCCGCCACGTCCAGAAGGTGCCGCCGCCGTGGTGGGTGCGTCCGCGCAGCGCGCGATGGAAGGCGTGGCTGTGGCAGTTGGCCAGCCCGGGGAGCACGACGCCGGGCAGTCGCTCGGCCCCGTCGGCCGCCGCCTGCGCCGCCGGGACACCGGGGGTGATCGCGACGAAGCGTCCGCCGTCGACGTCGAACAGCACGTCGCGGGCCGGGCCGTCCGGCAGCAGCGCCCAGTCCGCGTGCCACGTGCGCTCCCCCTGGATCGAACCGCGTCCGTTGTGCTCAGACATGCTCAGCCCGGCTCTCTCGCGCGGCGTCACTCACGGCCAGCACCTGCGCCACGGCCTCCTCGAGCGAACCGGTGGTGACGATCTCCTGATCGGCGATCTGGCGCAGCAGGGGCTCGACCTCGACCTGGTCGGCCAGCACCGTGGCCTCCTGCTCGGGCGTCTTGCCGAACGGGTTGGTGTCGCGCTCCCGCAGCCGCTGCCGGATGACGTCGGGCGGTGCGCTGAGCAGCACCGTCCGGTCGAAGTCGTCGCGGAAGACGCCCTGGTTGCTGGCACAGCCGGCGATGAACAGCAGCTCCTGCGGCCCGTCGAG contains the following coding sequences:
- a CDS encoding sensor histidine kinase, with amino-acid sequence MEMIRRARTWATSSPLLVDSALAVGTWMVFLVLSGSQGEALLLTTLQVLPLAFRRTQPFGAAVVIAAACLLQVLIIDTPLIANVAALAIIYATVAYSAERWHAWVVGAFGLLGSVLGALDWVVNNAFITDYASVLVSLIPTTLFMWMSVAAAWMLGDVVRRRRAVVARLREQNEALARDQAQRAALAAQGERATIAREMHDIVAHSLSVVVVQADGGAYAARVALEQRSADSAALERAAQTLETLATTAREALTDTRRLVGVLRESGSAAEFEPAQGLANLVELVQRVRDSGVPVSLAVRGDVGELPRDLDLAAYRVVQESLTNVLKHAGPDASVGVDVLRTPAVLLVRVTDDGRGVGAPAQQLDDDGYGGAAVVPDGRGNGIIGMRERVEVLGGTLHAGPRPGGGFEVVASVPVTVSGEVSRTPEGVSSE
- a CDS encoding BCCT family transporter produces the protein MSATPTPTNQNPSGSQPAERTDEDLIMNKGPGGIHPGVFWPSLIVLAIACVFTIGFPEASDKALGAIQDNIVGGFGWYYVVVVAVFVAFALWMGLSRFGDIKLGQDEEEPEFGIFSWFSMLFAAGMGIGLVFWGAAEPLTFFATDIKPGMTGEGPELAQKAMAQVFLHWGFHAWAIYVVVGLALAYAIHRKGRPASIRWALEPIFGDRVRGWVGDVIDTIAVVGTVAGIATSLGLGVQQISSGLVHLGLFDEVSDSLLVGAIVVITVLATASVVSGVGRGIRWLSNTNLVLAAVFLLALLLLGPTLFLLREWIQSIGVYFQNVLPMTFSTNAFSGEAGQVWQGAWTTFYWGWWISWAPFVGVFIARISRGRTVREFVAGVLLVPTTVTFLWFSVLGGSAFYREIFGEGGLVGTDEDGNPALAAEQVLFDLVEGLPAGGLLAGIAIVLVTIFFITSSDSGSLVVDMLASGGDPEPPTWSRVLWAGIEGVVAIGLLLAGGLGALQTGAIITALPFSLIMVAMCWATYKALSGEHTAMVRAARRQAREEMALDVSTEVTEELTGNFDEHFGEPVEKNVEKHVGRHLKKLSERNR
- a CDS encoding winged helix DNA-binding domain-containing protein, whose amino-acid sequence is MALRTVTDAERRQRVGRRHALAPEHRVGTPDQVTTAMTVLHATEASSVYLSVAARAPEATVADLDRALYDDRSLVKQLAMRRTLFVFPRDLLPAAWGSASARVADTERRKIARNVVDDGWATDGEAWLVEVGRQVVELLSARGTLSAKEIREALPMLDGKVAVSASSPWGGPVPIAPRVLTLLGASGLIVRGANAGHWRVNRPAWTLMTEWLGESPTPMDPADGYAELVRRWLRTFGPGTEADLVWWLGSTKSAVRRALADVAAVEVRLEGGGTGWLLPDDLEPEPEVAPWASLLPTLDPTTMGWRERDFYLDPTHTPYLFDSNGNGGTTIWWDGRIVGCWVQDPDGVVVPVLREDLGSDGDAAVASEVDRLTAWLDGVVISSVYASAQMKQARLP
- the hutI gene encoding imidazolonepropionase, yielding MAILITGISELVTCDDTLEGADQSDGLGILRDAAVVVGAEFEDAPTSVQWVGAAADAPAADWSFDLGGQAVLPGFVDSHSHLVYAGDRSAEFAARMTGQPYDGGGIAVTMAATREASDAELRALITARVDEMRSQGTTTVEIKSGYGLDVEQEARALRLAREVTEETTFLGGHVVPPEARDDRAAYVDLVAGEMLAAAAPYAKWVDVFCEPNSPHAFTGDEARTILLAGRDAGLGLRVHGNQLGPGPGAQLAVELGAASVDHCTFLSDDDIAALSGSDTVATLLPGVEFSTRSPYPDGRALIDAGVNIAIATDCNPGTCNSSSMPLMIALAVREMGMTPAEALRAATVTAARSLRRTDIGSVRVGNRGDLAVVGAPSYLHIPYRVGVPIVKTLQV
- a CDS encoding formimidoylglutamate deiminase produces the protein MSEHNGRGSIQGERTWHADWALLPDGPARDVLFDVDGGRFVAITPGVPAAQAAADGAERLPGVVLPGLANCHSHAFHRALRGRTHHGGGTFWTWREGMYAVANRLDPDSYLQLARATYAEMALAGVTAVGEFHYLHHGQDGTPYDDPNAMGLALVEAAREAGVRLTLLDTCYLAGGLTADGHSELAGPQVRFGDGDVDGWARRVELLTDHTAGGPAHLCVGAAIHSVRGVPRQALARVAEFTRSRPGGPAPLHAHVSEQPAENEAALAAHGLTPTGLLAAEGVLGPQFSAVHATHLTEQDISLLADTHSTACFCPTTERDLADGIGPARALLDAGARLSLGSDQHAVIDLLEEARALEMHERLDTLQRGRFTAEQLLAAATAHDTIGWPDAGRLEVGLRADLVAVLLDTPRTAGSDPAQVLLAATAADVDTVVVDGEVIVREGRHRLEDQRRLGAQLAAAVEPLWRD
- a CDS encoding AAA family ATPase; translation: MTEPTQGQPGPDRTGLRPRRLRILLTGMSAVGKSTLVHRLRELGHEAVDLDDSCTTESIGLPGEVLWLEDRVRELLDGPQELLFIAGCASNQGVFRDDFDRTVLLSAPPDVIRQRLRERDTNPFGKTPEQEATVLADQVEVEPLLRQIADQEIVTTGSLEEAVAQVLAVSDAARESRAEHV